A genome region from Cytophagia bacterium CHB2 includes the following:
- a CDS encoding ribonuclease Z: protein MATAGSEIDIIVLGSGTRVLLAEHSMAGYAVRCRDYFLLLDCGDGVIRRGLEAGLPVITVDAVLFSHLHLDHIADLPPLLWALHGEGRQRAERPLHLFGPPGFRNFFEGLSDLYGNWIAEIAPPIIVREVYSEIFKTGPWQVQALPMNHGMPANGYRLQASQRTLAYTGDTGPCDEIVPLAQDAGLLITECSFPNEHGTWNHLTAGEVGDFAQRARCQRVLLSHLYPESLAGDIVAQCREKFSGEIKLAQDLQRLTL, encoded by the coding sequence ATGGCAACGGCAGGCTCTGAGATTGACATAATTGTGCTCGGTTCGGGTACGCGCGTGTTGCTGGCAGAGCACAGCATGGCCGGTTATGCGGTACGCTGCCGTGATTACTTTTTGTTGTTGGATTGCGGCGACGGCGTGATTCGGCGCGGCCTGGAGGCGGGTTTGCCGGTAATCACCGTAGACGCGGTTTTATTCTCTCATCTTCATCTCGATCACATTGCCGATTTGCCGCCCTTGTTGTGGGCGCTGCACGGCGAGGGCCGGCAGCGCGCCGAACGCCCCTTGCATCTTTTTGGTCCGCCCGGTTTTCGCAACTTTTTTGAGGGCTTGTCGGATTTGTACGGAAATTGGATCGCAGAAATCGCGCCGCCGATCATCGTGCGTGAGGTTTATTCCGAAATTTTTAAAACGGGGCCGTGGCAGGTGCAGGCGTTGCCGATGAATCATGGCATGCCGGCTAACGGTTATCGTTTGCAAGCCTCGCAGCGCACACTCGCTTATACCGGGGATACCGGGCCTTGTGATGAAATTGTGCCGCTGGCGCAGGACGCCGGCCTGCTGATTACGGAATGTTCGTTCCCCAATGAACACGGCACGTGGAATCATCTCACGGCCGGCGAGGTGGGCGACTTTGCACAGCGTGCGCGATGCCAGCGTGTTTTACTTTCGCATCTTTACCCCGAGAGCTTGGCGGGTGATATCGTTGCCCAATGCCGTGAAAAATTTTCCGGAGAGATCAAACTTGCGCAGGATTTGCAGCGTCTTACTCTGTAG
- a CDS encoding divalent-cation tolerance protein CutA — protein sequence MDNSNENIVVLVTASNETEGAKLAKQIIEKRLAACVNLVPTIRSFFWWQGRIDEQTETLLAIKTVPRLLNELIAIVQAHHSYQVPEIIALPIVAGAANYLEWLNGELKPISD from the coding sequence ATGGACAATTCGAACGAAAATATTGTGGTGCTGGTAACCGCCTCAAATGAAACCGAAGGCGCGAAACTCGCCAAACAAATCATCGAGAAGCGGCTGGCTGCTTGCGTCAATCTCGTTCCAACAATACGCTCGTTCTTTTGGTGGCAAGGCCGGATTGATGAACAAACCGAAACGTTGCTGGCAATCAAAACCGTGCCGCGCTTGCTGAACGAGTTGATTGCCATAGTACAAGCGCATCATTCTTATCAAGTGCCCGAAATCATTGCACTGCCAATCGTCGCGGGCGCAGCGAACTATTTGGAGTGGCTCAACGGCGAACTCAAGCCGATTTCGGATTGA